Part of the Streptomyces europaeiscabiei genome is shown below.
CGACGCGAGCGGCTTGGCACGCACCGCACGCATCATCGGCGTGATCTGCCCGAGCCCCCGTTCGGCCGCATCCTCGCGCGGATCGTCCCAGCCCACCTTGCGCAGTTCGCTGAGCCGCTCCTCCAGCCGTTCGGCGAACAGCGCCTCGGGGTTGACGAGCCGTGACGGGAACGGCCCGCCATGAACCATGAACTGCCAGGACAGCGACTTGACCACCTCGGCAGCGGCCCGATGAGCCTGCCACTGCGCCCGAGCACGGCGCCGGGAGGCGTAGACGCCGATCCCTACCGTCAGGGCGTAGAGCACCGCCGCGACGGCGGACGGCACCCGGCTCCCCATCCGTTCCGCCAGTGAAGCGGTCGCGGTCGCGAGGAGCAGGACGACCAGTTGTTTACGGACCACCTTGAAGGATTCGCCCTGATGGGTCACCGCCTTCTCATCGCACACACGGAACAACGGGGGCAGATCTCGATCACTCACCGTAGTGCTGGGGCCGGGCGTCGCAGCCATGCACACCTCGTACGGATACCGGAAAGCCGACGGGACGGTCATGCTCTCGTCAATCTTGAATATGCGCCAGGCCGCCTGTGGGGGAACAGGCACCCTTTACCCTCGGAGGCGTGCGTGGTATAGGGCGTGCATGATAGAACCATGCCCTACGCTGTCGTCCGAACCTCAATGACCAGGCCCTTGCCACGGGATCTCGTCGGCCAGGGGCTGATGACGCATTGGTCACCTGAGGAGGACGAGAAATCCATGAACGTTCCGGGCACGAAGCCGATCCGCCGACCGGGCGCGACTCGACCGGCCACCAAGCGGACGGCCCTACTCGCGACGATCGACACGCGTGAGCTCCGCATCCAGCGGTCCACCGGTCGAGTGACCGAGGTTCGCGAGTCGCGCCCCGCCGGTACGGGCGAGTTCAACTCGTCCATCTAGTCCCCGAGCACCAGCACCGCACCCGAGGTCCCAACCTCCTTGATCATCAAGGGGGTTGGGATCTCGCGCTGCCTCCGGAGGCAGCCTTCGGCGCGTACACTCCGGGAAAGTGACGGACTCCCGCAGCCAGCGAACGATCCAGCAGCTGGTCCTCAAGGTGCACAGCCGCTGTGACCTGGCATGCGACCACTGCTATGTGTACGAACACGCCGACCAGAGCTGGCGTGGGCGGCCGGTCGTGATCGCCGAGGCGACCCTCGGCCAAGTGGCCCGTCGGCTCGCCGAATACGCGGTGAAAAGCGAGCTGAAATCCGTCGCCGTGATTCTGCACGGTGGAGAACCGCTGCTCGCCGGGCCGGCCCGGCTGAGACAGATGTGCGCCGAACTCACCCGCGTATTGACCCCGGTCACGACGTTGGATCTGCGCATTCACACGAATGGCGTACAGCTCGGCAGGCGGCACCTGGAAGTGTTCCGGGAATTCGGTGTGAAGGTGGGAATTTCCCTCGACGGTGACCGTGCCGCGAATGACCGTCACCGGCTGGACCGCCGAGGTCGCAGCAGTTACGACCGGGTGCTGCGGGCGGTCGAGCTCCTGCGTCTGCCCGCGTACCAACACCTCTTCCAGGGCCTGCTGTGCACCGTGGACGTGGCCAACGACCCGGTCGCGGTGCACGATGCGCTGACGGCCCTCGAACCACCCCGGATCGACTACCTGCTCCCGCATTCGACCTGGGACAGCCCCCCTCCCGGCCACGGCCACGGAACGGTCTACGCCGACTGGCTGCTGAAGGTCTTCGACCGCTGGGAAGAACAGGGGCGGCCCATGCCGGTCAGGACGTTCGACTCGGTGCTCAGCACCCTGCGCGGCGGCCCCAGCCTCACCGAGGCACTGGGGCTCGCCCCGTCCGACCTGGCGGTGATCGAGACCGACGGCACCTTCGAACAGGCCGACTCGCTCAAGACGGCGTACGCGGGCGCCCCCGCCACCGGCTACGACGTCTTCCAGCACGGTTTCGCGGAATTCGCCGAGCATCCCGGTGTCCGGGCCCGCCAATTGGGTATCTCCGGCGTCAGCGAGACCTGCCGTCGTTGCCCGGTCGTGAAGTCCTGCGGCGGTGGCCTCTACGCCCACCGCTACAGCAGCGAGTCGGGCTTCGACAATCCCTCGGTCTTCTGCTCCGACCTCCGGGGCCTGGTGGAGGGCATCGCCGAGCGGATCACCGAGCGCACACTGCACCCCGCGGTCACCGATGCCGAGGAACTCCGGTCGGCGCAACTGAAGCTGGACCGGGAACTGCTGGCCCTGGTGAACGCCTCGCTGGCGGGCGATCCCGACTGGGACGCGGCCTGGCAGGTACTGGTCCGGCTGGACTCCGAGGGCGCCTCCGCCGCGCACCTCGACACCGTCCTCGGCCACCCGTATCTGCGTGCCGTGCTGCGCCGCTGCCTGGACGGACCCGCCGACCTCCCCCAACTGATGGCGACGGCCACGGCCGCCGCCGTGCTGGCGGAGACGGACGCCACCCTCGGCTGGCACCAACCGGGCCGGGACCTCTACCTCCCGACCCTCGGCACCCTGCGGCTCTCCGCACCCGGGCGGGTCGAGTGTGCGGTCACGCCGGACGGACTGCAGGTGACCGGCACGGACCAAGGCGGCAGCGAACTCGCCTTCGCATGGCAGCCGTTGACCACAACGGAACTCACCGACGGACCGCCGCTGCTCCTCGATGACGCCCACCCGTACCGCGACTGCTACCCGGTACCGGTCGCGGCTCCGCTGAGCCCCGGCGACCTCGCGCTCTTCGGTAAACGACTCCGCGCCGTGTACGACGCACTGGACGAACGCGAGCCGGGCTGGCGGCAGGGCTCCGACGCGTTCCTCGGCACCACGGTCACCCCCCTGGCACCGGGCACCGGGCTACGGCTGGGGACGAACGCACCGGGTGCACTGGGGGTGGCCGTCGACTTCGAACCCGAGGCGCTGATCCGTGAACTGCCGCTGCTGGGAAGGCGGTCCAGGCTGCTCGCCCTGCGCCAGGTCGCCGACCTGAACGTGCCCGGCACCGGCGCGGGACAGCTCCTCGACGAGGTGAGCGAGGCCATCGGCCGGGCGAACGCCTCTACGGACCGTGGCACCGTCACCGAGGAACTGCGGAACGCCCGCCGCGCCCTGGACCGTCTCGCCGCCCTTCCTCTCGCTCAACTCACCAAGACCGGCGCACACTTGGCTGAGGAACTACGAAGGGAATGGGTATCGCTGCATGGCTGACGCCACTGGACCGCAGGGCCTCTCCGCCCGTCTCCAGGACCACTTGGCCGAGTTGGGCGTCCGTCCCGGCGGCGTCCTGATGGTGCACTCCTCACTGAGCGGCACCGGCCTCGCCCCCACAGCCGTACGCGACGCGCTGCTGCGTGCAGTCGGCCCCGACGGCACGCTGGTCGTACCCGCCTTCACCCCGGAGAACTCCGACACCTCCCGCGAGTACCACGCGTTCACGGAGGGCATGACCGAGCGGGAGAAGGCCGAGTTCCGGGCGGCGATGCTCCCGTTCGAGAAGGACGCCACGCCCTGCCCGACGATGGGCGCGCTCGCCGAATGCGTGCGCACCACGCCGGGGGCGGTGCGCAGCGCCCACCCGCAGACCTCCTTCGCCGGACTCGGCCCCCGCGCGGCGGAACTGCTCGCCGACCACGATCCGCACTGTCACCTCGGTGAACGGTCCCCGATGGCTTCGCTCTACGCGGCGGACGCCCAGATACTCCTGCTGCGTGTGGGGTTCGAGGTGTGCACCGCCTTCCACCTCGCCGAGTACCGGACGGTCCCGACCCCGTCGACGCGGACGTACCGCTGCGTGCTGGAGGAGAAGGGCAACTGGGTCGAGTACGAGGATCTCGATCTGTTCGACGGGGACTTCGGGGAGATCGGGGCACGGTTGCCGCGTGAGCTGGTCGGTCAGCGGGAATGGGTGGGGAAGCCCGTTCTCCTCATGGACATGCGCGTCGCTGTCGACACCGCCGAACGGATGATGTCCGGATATCGCATTGAAATGACGTGAAACAAGCCATGCTGTCATGGGGGTGGTCGGGCACATTGTTGGTTCCGGCCAGATGACTCTCCGGCGGGGGAACTGAGGGCATCGACAGGCGGGGGGCGCGTGAACAGACATGTACGAGGGCGAGGCGCACCGGACAACCGGCCCTATTTCTTTCTGAGTTATGCCCACACTCCGTCCGGTCCCGACAACGGAGATCCGGACCACTGGGTGTACACGCTCTACA
Proteins encoded:
- a CDS encoding DUF4231 domain-containing protein produces the protein MAATPGPSTTVSDRDLPPLFRVCDEKAVTHQGESFKVVRKQLVVLLLATATASLAERMGSRVPSAVAAVLYALTVGIGVYASRRRARAQWQAHRAAAEVVKSLSWQFMVHGGPFPSRLVNPEALFAERLEERLSELRKVGWDDPREDAAERGLGQITPMMRAVRAKPLASRRDIYLRDRVMEQLAWYGSKSGQGHRASVRWSGTTTFLTLLALLAAVLRAGGLIEGRWDPTGVLSAAAAAGVAWQEVRRHRPLTYAHKLVEQDLETLRVAMSTTVREDGWADAVAEAERLVSPQHTDWLARFGS
- the fxsBH gene encoding radical SAM/SPASM protein FxsBH, inactivated beta-hydroxylase extension form, whose translation is MTDSRSQRTIQQLVLKVHSRCDLACDHCYVYEHADQSWRGRPVVIAEATLGQVARRLAEYAVKSELKSVAVILHGGEPLLAGPARLRQMCAELTRVLTPVTTLDLRIHTNGVQLGRRHLEVFREFGVKVGISLDGDRAANDRHRLDRRGRSSYDRVLRAVELLRLPAYQHLFQGLLCTVDVANDPVAVHDALTALEPPRIDYLLPHSTWDSPPPGHGHGTVYADWLLKVFDRWEEQGRPMPVRTFDSVLSTLRGGPSLTEALGLAPSDLAVIETDGTFEQADSLKTAYAGAPATGYDVFQHGFAEFAEHPGVRARQLGISGVSETCRRCPVVKSCGGGLYAHRYSSESGFDNPSVFCSDLRGLVEGIAERITERTLHPAVTDAEELRSAQLKLDRELLALVNASLAGDPDWDAAWQVLVRLDSEGASAAHLDTVLGHPYLRAVLRRCLDGPADLPQLMATATAAAVLAETDATLGWHQPGRDLYLPTLGTLRLSAPGRVECAVTPDGLQVTGTDQGGSELAFAWQPLTTTELTDGPPLLLDDAHPYRDCYPVPVAAPLSPGDLALFGKRLRAVYDALDEREPGWRQGSDAFLGTTVTPLAPGTGLRLGTNAPGALGVAVDFEPEALIRELPLLGRRSRLLALRQVADLNVPGTGAGQLLDEVSEAIGRANASTDRGTVTEELRNARRALDRLAALPLAQLTKTGAHLAEELRREWVSLHG
- a CDS encoding aminoglycoside N(3)-acetyltransferase, whose protein sequence is MADATGPQGLSARLQDHLAELGVRPGGVLMVHSSLSGTGLAPTAVRDALLRAVGPDGTLVVPAFTPENSDTSREYHAFTEGMTEREKAEFRAAMLPFEKDATPCPTMGALAECVRTTPGAVRSAHPQTSFAGLGPRAAELLADHDPHCHLGERSPMASLYAADAQILLLRVGFEVCTAFHLAEYRTVPTPSTRTYRCVLEEKGNWVEYEDLDLFDGDFGEIGARLPRELVGQREWVGKPVLLMDMRVAVDTAERMMSGYRIEMT